The Miscanthus floridulus cultivar M001 chromosome 17, ASM1932011v1, whole genome shotgun sequence genome has a window encoding:
- the LOC136515557 gene encoding uncharacterized protein translates to MSCAGSWSAATPARGVLWPAAAPPDLPDAGRIPARRRPSASPPDAGASVVGRPLCTVPGRPPSELQHRPPAAASTSPQRGPCPQPTRPLPAPNLQEWVTRQIGVMVFLRHLFDACKDEIEAQNRPMGIFTATGWKNVVSKFAEKSGDRRTKKTIEEQVRCLEKKECSIFMEFKNCATGFGRDAEKKLLIARRNGGMNTLLDVTIVRKESNAIT, encoded by the exons ATGTCGTGTGCT GGTTCCTGGTCCGCCGCCACCCCCGCCCGAGGCGTGCTCTGGCCGGCCGCCGCCCCACCGGACCTGCCCGACGCCGGCCGCATCCCAGCTCGACGCCGTCCATCCGCATCCCCGCCCGACGCCGGTGCTTCCGTGGTTGGCCGCCCACTCTGCACGGTGCCCGGCCGCCCGCCCAGCGAGCTGCAGCACCGGCCGCCCGCCGCAGCCAGCACCAGCCCCCAGCGTGGCCCTTGTCCTCAACCGACTCGTCCCCTGCCGGCGCCGAACCTGCAAG AATGGGTGACAAGGCAGATTGGAGTGATGGTTTTTTTGAGGCATTTGTTTGATGCCTGCAAAGACGAAATAGAAGCTCAGAATAGGCCGATGGGAATTTTCACCGCTACCGGTTGGAAGAATGTTGTTTCCAAGTTTGCAGAAAAATCCGGTGATAGGCGAACCAAAAAAACAATTGAAGAACAAGTTAGATGTCTTGAAAAAAAGGAATGTTCAATCTTTATGGAGTTCAAGAATTGTGCTACTGGTTTTGGAAGGGATGCAGAAAAAAAACTGTTGATTGCTCGCAGGAATGGTGGGATGAATACCTTGCT AGATGTAACAATCGTGAGAAAGGAATCAAATGCAATCACATGA